A single genomic interval of Helianthus annuus cultivar XRQ/B chromosome 6, HanXRQr2.0-SUNRISE, whole genome shotgun sequence harbors:
- the LOC110864771 gene encoding uncharacterized protein LOC110864771 isoform X1 has protein sequence MVNQFGNLKGDILFMRMSKDPICIGDILSFTVDARENAASCISDVSEIDESSFVKELHYRQINHYRLSRREIMSYKFGKLTCEREKSLTNFVLNVLSSSFGYKMITNWIMILITVSSLFVDFEFTITAFLIRTLIRIEPLMASCRSTQNPHTFKKPVKCSSDKQRNLYNVLYLHYFYLYTYDNVI, from the exons ATGGTTAATCAATTTGGAAATTTAAAG GGTGATATTCTGTTTATGCGTATGAGCAAGGACCCGATTTGCATAGGAGATATTTTATCGTTCACTGTTGAT GCTAGAGAAAACGCTGCAAGTTGTATTTCGGATGTGTCTGAAATCGATGAGTCGAGTTTTGTGAAAGAACTGCACTACAG ACAGATCAATCATTATAG GCTTTCAAGAAGAGAGATAATGAGCTACAAGTTCGGGAAGCTGACCTGTGAAAGAGAGAAAag TTTAACAAATTTTGTGTTGAACGTGTTGAGCTCAAGCTTTGGATATAAGATGATAACGAATTGGATTATGATTCTGATAACAGTTTCATCGTTGTTTGTGGATTTTGAATTTACGATCACGGCCTTCCTAATTCGTACTCTAATTCGCATTGAACCACTCATGGCCTCCTGCCGTTCTACTCAG AATCCTCACACATTTAAGAAGCCAGTTAAATGTTCTTCGGACAAACAGAGGAATTTATATAATGTACTTTATTTGCATTACTTTTATTTATACACTTATGATAATGTAATTTAA
- the LOC110864771 gene encoding uncharacterized protein LOC110864771 isoform X2, which produces MSKGDILFMRMSKDPICIGDILSFTVDARENAASCISDVSEIDESSFVKELHYRQINHYRLSRREIMSYKFGKLTCEREKSLTNFVLNVLSSSFGYKMITNWIMILITVSSLFVDFEFTITAFLIRTLIRIEPLMASCRSTQNPHTFKKPVKCSSDKQRNLYNVLYLHYFYLYTYDNVI; this is translated from the exons ATGTCAAag GGTGATATTCTGTTTATGCGTATGAGCAAGGACCCGATTTGCATAGGAGATATTTTATCGTTCACTGTTGAT GCTAGAGAAAACGCTGCAAGTTGTATTTCGGATGTGTCTGAAATCGATGAGTCGAGTTTTGTGAAAGAACTGCACTACAG ACAGATCAATCATTATAG GCTTTCAAGAAGAGAGATAATGAGCTACAAGTTCGGGAAGCTGACCTGTGAAAGAGAGAAAag TTTAACAAATTTTGTGTTGAACGTGTTGAGCTCAAGCTTTGGATATAAGATGATAACGAATTGGATTATGATTCTGATAACAGTTTCATCGTTGTTTGTGGATTTTGAATTTACGATCACGGCCTTCCTAATTCGTACTCTAATTCGCATTGAACCACTCATGGCCTCCTGCCGTTCTACTCAG AATCCTCACACATTTAAGAAGCCAGTTAAATGTTCTTCGGACAAACAGAGGAATTTATATAATGTACTTTATTTGCATTACTTTTATTTATACACTTATGATAATGTAATTTAA